The Commensalibacter nepenthis genome has a window encoding:
- a CDS encoding YiaA/YiaB family inner membrane protein, whose amino-acid sequence MSKQSNTTTNSWVLFTWVSFIISIVAMSFAVIYMPMDNWLRAYLGLASLFLVQSSISLSKTLRDQAEYQSEPTE is encoded by the coding sequence ATGTCTAAACAATCAAATACAACAACCAACAGCTGGGTCCTATTTACATGGGTCAGCTTCATTATCTCTATCGTCGCTATGAGTTTTGCTGTGATCTATATGCCTATGGATAACTGGCTCAGAGCTTATCTTGGGCTTGCAAGCCTATTTTTGGTTCAGTCCTCTATCTCTTTATCAAAGACTTTACGAGATCAAGCCGAATATCAATCTGAACCAACCGAATAA
- a CDS encoding TetR/AcrR family transcriptional regulator — protein sequence MGRKGKDPDELRNKIIDVAYTIIVTEGLRKCTVRAVTKKAGCALGSLGYLFTGLEDVILAVNTRTLIEMDQYMFEKAQAEKEDQVVDRLTALALAYFTYAKDYFNQWEALFALRFSQSELPSEYLQVRSQLILKITTLFSEDMTDQKQNIMLARTMYEAVHGIVVLGLDRRLGGTSQDVENRIRLLVSAIIKN from the coding sequence ATGGGCCGCAAAGGTAAAGATCCAGACGAATTACGCAACAAGATTATAGATGTTGCCTATACAATTATTGTTACTGAAGGTTTGCGTAAATGTACAGTGCGGGCCGTTACTAAAAAAGCGGGATGTGCGTTGGGTTCATTGGGATATTTATTTACAGGGCTCGAAGATGTTATTCTTGCGGTAAATACGCGAACATTAATTGAAATGGATCAATATATGTTCGAGAAAGCGCAAGCAGAAAAAGAAGATCAAGTTGTAGATCGATTAACGGCTTTGGCTTTGGCGTATTTTACCTATGCAAAAGATTATTTTAATCAATGGGAAGCACTCTTTGCATTACGTTTTTCTCAAAGTGAGCTGCCGTCTGAATATTTGCAGGTGCGCAGTCAATTGATTTTAAAAATTACCACTTTGTTTTCTGAAGATATGACCGATCAAAAGCAAAATATCATGTTGGCCAGAACAATGTATGAAGCGGTGCATGGTATTGTGGTGTTGGGACTAGATCGCAGATTAGGTGGAACCTCTCAAGACGTTGAAAATAGAATTCGCTTATTGGTTTCCGCCATTATTAAAAATTAA
- a CDS encoding DUF1090 domain-containing protein has protein sequence MIKPIIKFGCFSTIFLFSVPAFANDHYDFKTCKEKVAEIQTKLSYAKQSNNQIKINKLERKLNRINIKCKDSYLQEKYQGKVDDEQEDVFEATDELKQAQQDGNAQIIAKRQKKLEEKQAEFKAAQTALETFKNKIKANQ, from the coding sequence ATGATTAAACCAATCATTAAATTCGGTTGTTTTTCAACAATATTTCTTTTCTCTGTGCCTGCATTTGCAAATGACCATTACGATTTTAAAACATGCAAAGAAAAAGTAGCTGAAATTCAAACCAAGCTCTCTTATGCCAAACAATCAAATAACCAGATCAAAATCAACAAACTCGAAAGAAAACTCAACAGAATCAACATAAAATGTAAGGATAGTTACCTTCAAGAAAAATACCAAGGAAAAGTTGATGACGAACAAGAAGATGTCTTCGAAGCAACAGATGAGTTAAAACAAGCTCAGCAAGACGGCAACGCTCAAATAATTGCTAAAAGACAGAAAAAATTAGAGGAAAAACAAGCGGAATTTAAAGCCGCACAAACCGCTTTGGAAACCTTTAAAAACAAAATCAAAGCAAATCAATAA